A window of the Acidobacteriota bacterium genome harbors these coding sequences:
- a CDS encoding FtsX-like permease family protein: MNITLKMAWRNLWRRKRRTWLTVGAMVFSNVLLVFMISLQVGMYGMMIDNTLRAQTGHLQVQAPGYIDDHRMRQVVPEVKKLANDLRRGLASDGVAARASAFALISSTDRSYGLQITGVEPDFEPRVSSLPGLVKDGRFLDDDLAEEIVIGRVLARNLQVGVGDELTFIGNGRDGSFAAAVVTIVGIFESGMEDLDRSLAEVPLGFFDDVFAMDGAGHAVVVMAPGLIQVGQTRSRVEALLPEDSGLVVHDWDELLPGLKQAIQADFTSAWFMYGILIVLVAFSVLNTQLMSVLERTKEFGIIMALGVKPGRLGRLVLLESGLMGTVGLVLGVVLGAALVLWLGYHGFSYPGMEEMAGKFNLPSRVYPQVSFVGLLLGPVIVFIASVVSTLYPAFKLHFVEPVKAMRAV; encoded by the coding sequence ATGAACATTACGCTCAAGATGGCCTGGAGGAACCTCTGGAGACGCAAGCGCCGGACCTGGCTGACGGTTGGTGCGATGGTCTTTTCCAATGTCCTTCTCGTATTCATGATCTCTCTCCAGGTCGGGATGTACGGGATGATGATCGACAACACCCTCCGGGCCCAGACCGGTCATCTCCAGGTACAGGCGCCCGGTTACATCGACGATCACAGGATGCGGCAGGTGGTACCGGAGGTGAAGAAGCTCGCCAACGATCTGCGGCGTGGTCTCGCGAGCGACGGAGTGGCTGCGCGAGCCTCGGCGTTCGCCTTGATATCGAGTACCGACAGAAGCTACGGGCTGCAGATCACGGGTGTGGAGCCGGACTTCGAGCCCCGGGTCTCGAGCTTGCCCGGACTGGTCAAGGACGGCAGATTCCTCGATGACGACCTCGCCGAGGAAATCGTCATCGGTCGCGTGCTGGCGCGGAACCTCCAGGTCGGGGTGGGAGACGAACTGACCTTCATAGGCAACGGCCGAGACGGGTCCTTTGCAGCCGCGGTTGTGACCATCGTCGGTATCTTCGAGAGCGGCATGGAGGATCTTGACCGCAGCTTGGCCGAGGTGCCCCTCGGTTTCTTCGACGACGTCTTCGCGATGGACGGCGCGGGACATGCGGTGGTCGTGATGGCCCCTGGTCTGATCCAGGTCGGTCAAACCCGCTCGAGGGTCGAGGCTCTCTTGCCAGAGGACTCGGGGCTCGTCGTTCACGACTGGGATGAACTTCTGCCGGGTCTCAAGCAGGCCATTCAGGCCGATTTCACGAGCGCTTGGTTCATGTATGGAATCCTGATCGTGCTGGTCGCATTCAGCGTTCTCAACACCCAGCTGATGTCAGTCCTCGAACGCACGAAGGAGTTTGGCATCATCATGGCCCTTGGTGTGAAGCCGGGCCGGCTCGGCCGATTGGTGCTGCTGGAATCCGGCCTCATGGGCACCGTCGGTCTGGTTCTGGGGGTAGTTCTGGGCGCTGCCCTGGTGCTCTGGCTCGGATACCACGGGTTCTCGTATCCAGGGATGGAGGAAATGGCCGGGAAGTTCAACCTCCCGAGCCGCGTCTATCCGCAGGTGTCGTTCGTAGGGCTGCTCTTGGGACCTGTAATCGTTTTCATCGCGAGCGTTGTTTCCACGCTTTACCCGGCGTTCAAACTTCACTTCGTCGAGCCGGTCAAGGCCATGAGGGCAGTCTGA
- a CDS encoding ABC transporter permease, with the protein MGRFRIVFRLAWRNLWRNHRRTLIMLAAIAVGVWAMIFMTALMRGMVDNMVEDGISAIPGHVQIHDPKFRDDPTVSNMIAPPDENLLQVLNRPEVVAWATRIRVPAVISSERDTRSVTLVGVEPERERDISFVAEDVTEGRFLESRDDRGLVVGRKLVEKLETGLGKRVVIMTQDRENDIADRGFRIVGIFDSKLVQFEEGLVFSGEGAIQDLLGVGDAISEVAVLGTDYRDVEGLRRMVADAAGPGLEVLPWNKLDPYLGSMLAVMDGFVVVWIVVVFLALSFGLVNTLVMAVFERVREIGLMLALGMTPRSILTQILAESFLLLVIGLAVGNLAAWATIEPLQGGIDVSIVGEGMEYFGSSSVIYPALYLKDVVLANVIVIVLGFLASLAPAWRASQLDPVRAITRV; encoded by the coding sequence ATGGGCAGGTTCAGAATCGTCTTCCGTCTCGCCTGGCGAAACCTGTGGCGAAATCACCGTCGCACGCTGATTATGCTGGCTGCGATCGCCGTCGGCGTGTGGGCGATGATATTCATGACGGCGTTGATGCGCGGCATGGTCGACAACATGGTCGAGGATGGCATCAGCGCAATTCCCGGCCACGTCCAGATCCACGACCCGAAATTCCGTGACGATCCAACGGTTTCGAATATGATCGCGCCACCGGACGAGAATCTGCTCCAGGTTCTGAACCGCCCGGAGGTCGTCGCATGGGCGACGCGAATACGGGTTCCGGCGGTGATCTCATCTGAACGTGATACTCGAAGCGTCACGCTGGTCGGTGTCGAACCCGAACGGGAGAGAGACATCAGCTTCGTTGCCGAAGACGTGACGGAGGGACGATTCCTGGAGTCACGCGACGACCGGGGCCTGGTCGTGGGCCGCAAACTCGTTGAAAAGCTGGAGACCGGCCTCGGCAAACGGGTCGTGATCATGACCCAGGACCGGGAGAACGACATCGCCGACCGAGGCTTCCGCATCGTCGGCATTTTCGACTCCAAACTCGTACAGTTCGAAGAGGGGCTCGTGTTCAGCGGCGAGGGAGCGATACAGGATCTTCTCGGAGTGGGAGATGCGATCTCCGAGGTGGCGGTCCTGGGAACCGACTACCGTGACGTCGAGGGGCTGCGCCGGATGGTGGCCGACGCGGCCGGGCCCGGGCTCGAGGTTCTGCCGTGGAACAAGCTCGATCCCTACCTCGGGTCAATGTTGGCCGTGATGGACGGCTTCGTCGTGGTGTGGATCGTGGTCGTATTTCTGGCGCTCTCGTTTGGCCTCGTCAACACCCTGGTCATGGCTGTCTTCGAGCGTGTGCGCGAGATCGGTCTGATGCTCGCGCTCGGGATGACGCCACGCAGCATCCTCACCCAGATCCTGGCGGAGTCTTTCCTCCTGCTGGTCATCGGCCTGGCGGTCGGCAATCTGGCGGCATGGGCCACAATCGAACCCCTCCAGGGGGGCATCGACGTCTCCATCGTCGGCGAGGGGATGGAGTACTTCGGCTCCTCGAGCGTCATCTATCCTGCGCTCTACCTGAAAGACGTCGTTCTCGCCAATGTCATCGTCATCGTGCTCGGATTTCTGGCCAGCCTGGCACCAGCCTGGCGGGCGTCGCAGCTGGACCCGGTGCGGGCCATTACGAGGGTGTGA
- a CDS encoding ABC transporter ATP-binding protein, translated as MKAVRCVDLCKTYRQGQVEVTGLDHVHLEIADGGFVCLSAPSGGGKTTLLNAIGGLDTPDSGQIWLAGDRIDNLGKGDLAEMRLHRIGFVFQAYNLIPVLTARENVEFVMEVQGIRAEERRERSLAILEEVGLGGLENRRPAEMSGGQQQRVAVARAIVSRPALVLADEPTANLDSQSADQLMELFVELNENRRTTFVIATHDRRVMGYARRVIRMLDGRIVGDEEQEAA; from the coding sequence ATGAAAGCAGTACGCTGTGTAGACCTTTGCAAAACCTATCGTCAGGGGCAGGTAGAAGTCACCGGCCTGGACCATGTTCATCTCGAAATAGCCGACGGCGGATTTGTATGCCTGTCCGCTCCTTCAGGCGGCGGGAAGACAACCCTCCTCAACGCCATCGGAGGCCTCGACACCCCGGACAGCGGTCAGATCTGGCTCGCAGGCGATCGCATCGACAATCTGGGCAAGGGCGATCTGGCGGAGATGCGCCTCCATCGCATCGGGTTCGTCTTTCAGGCATACAACCTGATTCCGGTACTGACCGCGAGGGAAAACGTCGAGTTCGTGATGGAGGTCCAGGGCATCCGCGCCGAGGAACGTCGAGAGCGATCTCTGGCGATCCTGGAGGAGGTTGGCCTTGGCGGCCTCGAGAACCGCCGCCCCGCCGAGATGTCCGGTGGTCAACAGCAGCGGGTGGCGGTCGCCCGCGCTATCGTCTCCCGTCCGGCCCTGGTGCTCGCCGACGAACCGACTGCCAACCTCGACTCTCAGTCAGCCGACCAGTTGATGGAGCTCTTCGTCGAGCTCAACGAGAACCGCCGCACCACCTTCGTCATTGCGACCCACGACCGGCGCGTCATGGGGTACGCGCGGCGAGTGATTCGAATGCTCGACGGTCGCATCGTTGGGGACGAAGAACAGGAAGCCGCCTGA